Sequence from the Arthrobacter pigmenti genome:
CAGCTCTCGTGGGCGCCGTAGGTTGATATGACGAATCTCGCCATTCCGTCATGAATAGGCTCGACAGAGACTCGCGGTCTCGGTGAGGCGTTTGGCCTGAAGGAGCACACCACCGCCGCCACGGAGATGCAGAAGTCTGGACGTGCGGCGCCAGTCACTGACTCTGCCCGTTCAAACAACCGGGCGTGAGAAGCACGTTCTCGATGTTCACCTCGAGCGTGTAGAAATGGCTGCCGCTGCGGCGCGCGTCGATCAACCAGCGGAAGAGCTGACCGCTGCACGGCCGCGGATAGCCCCGATGCCGTCAACGCGGTGAGGATGCGAAACCCCAGGCCTGTGAGTTTGCGATCAGTCTTGTGGGCTTGCCGGACTCGCAGAAGTCAGGATTCGTGCGGTTCGGGACTGAATCACCGCGGGCAGGCCGGACCTTCTGCTTCTTCCATGCCGCAGTGAAGTAGTGCCGGTTGAAGGCGACCGGATGCCAGCGTAGGTTCTGGCTGAACTCATGAACATGGAAGGCTTCCTTCATGCGCTCACGTCATCGCCTCTCCTGTCAGGTGGATGCTGACAGGGGCGCTCGGTCGTTGACCGTGCGCGCGCCCGGGACTGCCACCGAAACTACGCATCTATTCCGCAGATTCGATGACAGCTGACGAAAGCCGATGATAGCAGAAAAACAGCCCTGACTAGGGGCGATCGAAGATCGTGACAGTCGGCAGAAACCCCTGATAGAGCTGTCCTCTTACTCGAAAGGTCACCGGATCGACGCCGGTCGGAGCCACACTGAAAGCCCTCGGGAAACCGGGGGCTTTTTGCTGCGCCGGTGTGCATCTCGGTTTCGCACCCGGTCCCTGCCGTTACGCTTAGACCAACAGCGGTAAAACCTGTAACGAGCATGCATGGAGGGGGCTGCAATGCCACACAAGATCCTGGTGGTCGATGATGACGCCGACATCCGCGACCTGGTCTCAACCAAGCTGGAGTCCAGCGGGTATGAGGTGGAGACTGCAGGCGACGGCGTTTCCGGTTTCGAGCTTGCCTCCCGGAATACCTACAACCTGGTGATCTCGGACGTCATGATGCCCGGCATGTCTGGAGTGGACATGGTTCGGATGATGCGCGCTGCCAACCCACCCATTTCCGTGCCGGTGATCCTCCTGACCGCAAAGAACCAGGAGCGCGACATCGAGAGCGGCTTCGCGGCGGGTGTTACCGATTACGTGGTGAAACCGTTCAGTCCGCGCGAGCTCGCGGCCCGGGTTGCCGGAATCCTGGCCCGCTAGAAGCGTCCCGTGCTGGTCTCCTGGGACGTCCTGGCCATGGCCATCGTCATTCTCGCGATCGCGTGCGTGACCGCGCTGGCCGCCGTCGTCGTTGTTAAGGGTGCGCGCCACCGTCGCGAGCGCCGGCGAGCCGCCTATGATGCCGCGGTTCGCAAGCAGGTGGTGAAGCTCGCCATCGCTGAGGATGAGGAACTGGACGCGCTGATTGGCAGTCTCGTTGCGGCATCCGGCCCCGTTGGCGCGCACGTCGAGGAGACCCTCCTGCGGATGATCCCGGAGGTCCGCGGCGAAGTGCGTGAGGCCATGGTCCAGGTGCTGGCCGGGCGTGGCCTGCTGGAGAAGTCCCGCGAACAGATCACCTCATCGAGCGCGGTGAAGCGGTCGAAGGCGGCTGAGCTCCTCGGGATTCTTGGGGGAGCGGACGTTGTCGATCCGCTGACTGCAGCGCTGAAGGACAAGAGCCTTGAGGTGCGGCTGGTTGCGGCTCGTGCGCTGGGTGTCGCGGCCCGTCCTGAGGCCGGCGGTCACCTGGTCGACGCGCTGGCTCTGGGCAGCGGAATACCGCACTCAGTCGCGGCAACCGCGCTGCTCAACCTCCCGGAGCAGGACCCTGCGGTGTTCATCGAGGGGCTCCGTGATCCGGACCCGGGTATCCGCTACGGGTCCGCCGCAGTGGTGGGGCTGCTGCTCATGTCCGAGGCCGCGGATGCCCTGTTCGAGTGCCTGATGGCGGAACCGGATCGTGAGGACGCGTCCGACGTCGTTATTGCAGCGTGTGCACGATCGCTGGGAAGGCTGGGCTACAAGCCCGCTACGCACGTCCTGGCGGACCTGTCCCGCTCACCGGTTGTCTCGCCGTCGGTCCGGCAGGCCGCGGGCCAGGCGCTCAAAGTCATGCCGGGGGCTGAGGCGCGCGAGGTGCGGAAACGGGTTGCGCAGAGCGCCGACGCGGACGTCCGGCGAATCCTGGTGGACTGGTAGGGGGACAGCGTGGAAGCGATTATCGAGGGGTTGAGGACCGGCGTTGAGTGGGTCTTCGAGGTAACTGCCTACCCGATCCTCGCCTATTTCCTTGTCATCAACACTTCGCTGCTGCTGCTGATCCTCTTCGCGAGCGTGAACTTCACCGCGCACTTGCGGCGCCAGTCGTTCGCGGGTGCTCGCACCACCGCCGCGTCGCCGCTCAGTCCCGGCATTTCGGTGATCATCCCGGCGTACAACGAGAGCACGGTCATCGCTACCTCTGTACGTTCGGTGCTGGACCTGCGGTACCCGGACCACGAGGTGGTGATCGTCAACGACGGCAGCACGGATGACACGCTGCAGATCCTCATCGACTCGTACGGGCTCGTCGAAGACCCGCGCGACGTGCTCATCAAGGTGCCCGTCCGGGGGCAGGTACGCGCGGTGTACCGTGCGCGCGATGCGGCGCTGCCCATAGTGGTCATTGACACCGAGAATTCCGGCCGGTCCGACTCCCTGAACATGGGCCTCAACGCCGCATCCAAGGACCTGGTGGTGATGGTCGACGCCGACAGCCTCCTAGATCCCGATTCCCTCCTGGTGGTGTCCAAGCCATTCACCGACGATCCAGAGCGCGTGATCGCAACCGGCGGCGTGGTGCGGGTGGCCAACGGGTGCGAAGTTGTCGGCGGCCGGGTTGTGAACGTAAAGATGCCCCGGAACTACTTCGCGCGGATCCAGATCGTTGAGTACCTGCGCTCTTTCCTGCTGGGGCGTGCCGGCTGGTCGCAGCTGAACTCGCTCATCCTGATCTCCGGTGCCTTCGGGATGTTCCGGCGGGACCTCGTTATCGAAGCGGGCGGCCTGGACGCGGACTGCATTGGCGAAGACTTCGAACTGGTCATGCGGCTCCACCGCAGGATGCGGCTGGCAAAGAAGAAGTACCGCGTGGTCTTCATCGCCGAACCGGTGTGCTGGACCGAGGTGCCGTCCACGGCAGCCGTCCTGGCGCGCCAGCGACGGCGCTGGCACCGCGGACTGTGGGAAGTGCTCACCAAGTACCGGGGCATGACCTTCAACCCACGCTACGGTTCCATCGGCATGGTGGCGCTGCCGTACTACTGGATCTTCGAACTCATTGCCCCGGCGATCGAGCTTTTCGGCATCATCATCGTCCCGCTCGGCCTTCTGCTCGGAGTGGTCAACGTTCCCTATGCGCTCGCGTTCATTGCAGTCGCTTACCTCTACGCGATCTTCGTTTCCCTCATGGCCCTGCTGGTGGAAGAAGCGTCCTTCCATCGATACAACCGCTGGCAGGATTTGTGGGTGGCACTTCTCGTGTCAGTCCAGGAGAACCTCGGCTACCGCCAGCTCACCGCGGTGTGGCGAATTCAAGGCTGGTGGGCGGCTTTACGTGGGAAGAAGCAGGTGTGGGGAACCATGACGCGTACGGGATTCGAGAGTGCGTCGAAGTAGCAAGATTTTTACTGCGGGATGATGGATGGACGTGCAAGACTGCGAGGATGACAATCCCTATCAGCTCCTACGCCCACGTTCGCCTTACGGTTACCGACATCGACGTCTCTCGAACATTTTATGACGCACTGTTCGGTCTTCCCGTCGCCTTCGAAGTACCCGAGGACGCTGACGACGCAACTCGCGAGCAGCTCGACTTCCTGTACGGCGGGGTCATCTACAAGCTCGGGAATTCACTCCTTGGACTACGCCCCGTCGCTGACGACAATTTCAATGAGAACCGGGTGGGTCTCGACCACGTCTCCTTCAACGTCGCCAATCGTCAGGAACTCGACGCCGCCGCGGCCTTGCTCGATTCGCTTGATATTTCACATCCCGACGTCAAGGACATCGGAGCGGGCTACATCCTGGAGTTTCGTGACCCGGACAACATAGCTCTCGAACTCTTCGCTGCTAAAGCCTGAGGTGCATCAGACGCTGCGGAGAGGCGGTCGTCGTTCCCAGCCGCTCACCGGTTGCTGCCCTCCTGTTGGTGCCGTGCCCGCCGTCTCGGGTCGACTTCCAGTGCCGTTCTGTCCCAGTGACCGTTGGCCGCCGCTGCTTCATATGTGGTGTGCAGGAATTCCAGCAGGGTTTGGTCGGGGTCGGCGGCTGTGCGTACTGCTTCGTAGGGGAGTAGGAATTGGCCGTTCTCGGTGCTGTAGAAGGCCTCGTCCGGTCGGACCGCGGAATCGGCGAAGCCGTCCGGTTCGGGGTAGGCGTAGGCGTAGAACGCGCCCTCTTCGCCGCCGCCGGGCCAGAAGCCGCAGCTGCTCAGTTCATGGGAGTAGCCTTCCTCCATCACCCAGTCGGCACAGTTTGGTGTACCGCCGGGATGGGTGGGGGCTTCCCGGCCGGAGAACCGGGTGCAGGCAAGGTCCATGGCTCCCCAGAAGAAATGCACTGGGCTGACCTTGCCGATGAAGTGTGAGCGGAACTGTCCTATGACCCGGTCTGCCTGGATGAGTTGGCGCCAGAACAGGTTTGCGGCGTCCGGGTCGTAGGAGGCGTGCTGAGTGTCCTCGGCGAACGGGATTGCGGGATCGACCTCGTTCGGGCGTGCCTGGATCTGTGGATTGATTCCCAACTCGCTGAGTGCTGCCATGATCTGGGCATGGAAGTCGGCCACCGTCATGGGTTTCAGCTCGAAGTCCCGGGTATCGCCGTCGCTGCTGCGGATTCGCAGCCGGTGGTCGCAGAAGTCGAACTCGATATCGAAGTTCCGATCCTGGTACGGAATGGCTGCAGTGGTCAGGCCGCGGGGACTGACGTAGAGGGTGACCTGCCACCAGTGGTTGAACAGTGGGGCGTGTGCCAGCCGGATCTTACCGACGATCTGGGTCCACATGTGCAGGGTGTCCCGCGTTTCGGTCCAGTCATCGACGCGCAGGGCGGGCCACGCCGTGCTGGTTCGGGGTTGCTGGGCGCTCACGGTGCCTCCTTCTGTTGTGGTGTTTACCGATGTTCGGGGTTGTTGGGGTACCAACCGCCCGGGTTCATTGCCGCCGGTCATGGTTGTGGGTTTTTCCGCGCTGATCACCTCATCAGCCTTCCCGAGGGGAACGGGCCATGTAGCTTTCCACCCTGCCCCCACCGCAGGATCCGCGCAACAGGCCGGTGATGGTGATTTCCAGATCGGGCACCCTGCTGTCATTGTTGTTGCGGTCACGGTGCTCACAATCCGATGGAAGCGAGAGTGATCGTATGCGGTCTCCGGTGCCCGATTATCTCAGTGAAGTCCTCCACACCTGCTTCGGGGACACGTCCGGGCACACGGCCGGTTATATTCCCGAGCTTGCCGCCGCTGACCCTGACCTATTCGGTCTGGCCCTGTCCACGGTGGACGGGTCGGTCTACTGTGCAGGCGACGCCGGAGTCGAGTTCACGATCCAATCCATCTCCAAACCGTTCATTTACGCACTGGCCATCAAAGAGCACGGCCTTGAATCGGTCCTGCAGAAGGTGGGCGTGGAGCCATCAGGTGAGGCGTTCAACGAACTCTCGTTGGAGCGTGAGTCGAAACGACCGCTGAACCCGATGATCAACGCCGGTGCCATTACAGCCCACACGCTCATCGCAGGGCAGGGCGACGACGGCGCGCGAAGAGACGCTGTAATCCTCGATGGCCTGTCGGCTTTCGCTGGCCGGTCATTGACAGTCAACGAGTCGGTGCTCGGGTCCGAGATGGGCACCGCGCACCGCAATCTGGCGATCGCCCACATGCTGCGCAGCCACGGGATCATCGATCAGGAACCAGCCGAAGTGGTACGCGGCTATACGCGGCAATGCTCGATCAACGTCACAGCCAGAGACCTCGCCCTGATGGCGGCGACTCTGGCCAATGGAGGCGTGCAACCCCTCACGGGAGAACAGGTACTGACTGCCGGCGTGGTGCGTCAGGTACTGGCCGTGATGACCACCTGTGGCATGTATGACGCGGCCGGTGACTGGGTGACCACCGTGGGAATTCCGGCTAAGAGCGGCGTCGCAGGCGGGATCATCGGGGCGCTCCCCGGACAGGTCGGGCTGGCGGCGTTCTCGCCCCGGCTGGATCACCACGGCAACAGCGTGCGCGGTATCAAGGCGTGCGAACGATTGTCCCAGGACATGGGTTTGCACTTGATGGAGGTGCCGCAACCGGCCCGTGCCGTCATCCGGCAAGCACGAAGAATCGAAACCGACGGCGGGGCCCGGTTCAGCCTCTACGAGTTGCAAGGCTCTATCCAGTTCGCGGCCGCGGAGCGCATTATCCGCACCCTGGCAGAGGAACCGGACCACGAAACCGGTGTGGTGTTTGACCTCAGCCGCGTGCACCAACTCAACGACGTCGGCCGGCGAATGCTGCTCGAAGCCATCAGCAGACTCACCCTTGATGGGCACCAGGTCACCCTCATCGACCCAGAAACCGTACTCAACTACCCGGATGCGGGCGGCGGAACCCACCCGGATGTGGTGACGACGCTGGAGGATCTGACCAACCGGCGGCCATGAAATACGCTGCGGTGCATGTTACCGATGCAGATGGTCCTTCCAGTCGGTGGGCACTCGCCCTGCCGGGCCAGGCGCAGGCTGAGACTCGGGATAGGAATGCGGTGCGGCAAGCTCCGGACCGCGGAAGAACTGCTGCGTCTGCTCGTTCCAGAACCAGTCTTCACCGGGCTCGAAGCTGGTAATCACCGGGTGCTCCACGTCCCGTGCATGCTTGGTGCCGTGCTGAGAGGGAGAACTGTCACAACAGCCGATATGCCCGCACTCAGCACACCGGCGCAGGTGCATCCACCAACCCGGTCCGTCCCCGTTTAGGCACTCGACGCAGCCGGTGCCAGTGGGCTCAGCAAGAGGATTTATACCAGTTTCCGAGCTATTCATCACTCACTCCTCAATCGTCCGGGCAGGAAACCCCGACCGCGGTGCGGTCATGCCGAGGAAGCACGCCGTCGTATTTAGTCACCCTGGTTCTGATCGGGAGAATCGGCGAATACGCCCTCCAGCATCCCTGTCGCCTGCCCGACCTCGATCAGGTATCCATCCGGATCCCGCAGGTAGCAGCGAATCTCCGCTTTCCGGTCCAAAGGCTCAGTAATGAACTGAGCACCCTTCGCTTTGGCCGCTGCGTAGAAAGCACTGATATCGGCCACCCGCACATTGAGAAACGAGGAAACCGGATCGCCAGGTTCGGGAGCGGTAAGGCTGATATCCGGTTTATCCGGTGTCGGCCCGCCGCCCGGGTTCATGATGATCCAGCTGTTCGCAACCTTGATGATCCCCGGATTCTCGGCCAAAACGACCTCCCCGCCGAGGACATCAGCGTAAAACTGCCGCGAGCGAGCCACATCACGCACAGTCAGGAAGAACGTCAATATCAGATCGTGTTCCGGGGCTGGGAGGTCCTCACGATTTAC
This genomic interval carries:
- a CDS encoding glutaminase; the encoded protein is MRSPVPDYLSEVLHTCFGDTSGHTAGYIPELAAADPDLFGLALSTVDGSVYCAGDAGVEFTIQSISKPFIYALAIKEHGLESVLQKVGVEPSGEAFNELSLERESKRPLNPMINAGAITAHTLIAGQGDDGARRDAVILDGLSAFAGRSLTVNESVLGSEMGTAHRNLAIAHMLRSHGIIDQEPAEVVRGYTRQCSINVTARDLALMAATLANGGVQPLTGEQVLTAGVVRQVLAVMTTCGMYDAAGDWVTTVGIPAKSGVAGGIIGALPGQVGLAAFSPRLDHHGNSVRGIKACERLSQDMGLHLMEVPQPARAVIRQARRIETDGGARFSLYELQGSIQFAAAERIIRTLAEEPDHETGVVFDLSRVHQLNDVGRRMLLEAISRLTLDGHQVTLIDPETVLNYPDAGGGTHPDVVTTLEDLTNRRP
- a CDS encoding UBP-type zinc finger domain-containing protein, with product MNSSETGINPLAEPTGTGCVECLNGDGPGWWMHLRRCAECGHIGCCDSSPSQHGTKHARDVEHPVITSFEPGEDWFWNEQTQQFFRGPELAAPHSYPESQPAPGPAGRVPTDWKDHLHR
- a CDS encoding response regulator transcription factor, with the translated sequence MPHKILVVDDDADIRDLVSTKLESSGYEVETAGDGVSGFELASRNTYNLVISDVMMPGMSGVDMVRMMRAANPPISVPVILLTAKNQERDIESGFAAGVTDYVVKPFSPRELAARVAGILAR
- a CDS encoding VOC family protein — translated: MTFFLTVRDVARSRQFYADVLGGEVVLAENPGIIKVANSWIIMNPGGGPTPDKPDISLTAPEPGDPVSSFLNVRVADISAFYAAAKAKGAQFITEPLDRKAEIRCYLRDPDGYLIEVGQATGMLEGVFADSPDQNQGD
- a CDS encoding DUF5996 family protein — protein: MSAQQPRTSTAWPALRVDDWTETRDTLHMWTQIVGKIRLAHAPLFNHWWQVTLYVSPRGLTTAAIPYQDRNFDIEFDFCDHRLRIRSSDGDTRDFELKPMTVADFHAQIMAALSELGINPQIQARPNEVDPAIPFAEDTQHASYDPDAANLFWRQLIQADRVIGQFRSHFIGKVSPVHFFWGAMDLACTRFSGREAPTHPGGTPNCADWVMEEGYSHELSSCGFWPGGGEEGAFYAYAYPEPDGFADSAVRPDEAFYSTENGQFLLPYEAVRTAADPDQTLLEFLHTTYEAAAANGHWDRTALEVDPRRRARHQQEGSNR
- a CDS encoding glycosyltransferase encodes the protein MEAIIEGLRTGVEWVFEVTAYPILAYFLVINTSLLLLILFASVNFTAHLRRQSFAGARTTAASPLSPGISVIIPAYNESTVIATSVRSVLDLRYPDHEVVIVNDGSTDDTLQILIDSYGLVEDPRDVLIKVPVRGQVRAVYRARDAALPIVVIDTENSGRSDSLNMGLNAASKDLVVMVDADSLLDPDSLLVVSKPFTDDPERVIATGGVVRVANGCEVVGGRVVNVKMPRNYFARIQIVEYLRSFLLGRAGWSQLNSLILISGAFGMFRRDLVIEAGGLDADCIGEDFELVMRLHRRMRLAKKKYRVVFIAEPVCWTEVPSTAAVLARQRRRWHRGLWEVLTKYRGMTFNPRYGSIGMVALPYYWIFELIAPAIELFGIIIVPLGLLLGVVNVPYALAFIAVAYLYAIFVSLMALLVEEASFHRYNRWQDLWVALLVSVQENLGYRQLTAVWRIQGWWAALRGKKQVWGTMTRTGFESASK
- a CDS encoding VOC family protein; this translates as MTIPISSYAHVRLTVTDIDVSRTFYDALFGLPVAFEVPEDADDATREQLDFLYGGVIYKLGNSLLGLRPVADDNFNENRVGLDHVSFNVANRQELDAAAALLDSLDISHPDVKDIGAGYILEFRDPDNIALELFAAKA
- a CDS encoding HEAT repeat domain-containing protein, with amino-acid sequence MLVSWDVLAMAIVILAIACVTALAAVVVVKGARHRRERRRAAYDAAVRKQVVKLAIAEDEELDALIGSLVAASGPVGAHVEETLLRMIPEVRGEVREAMVQVLAGRGLLEKSREQITSSSAVKRSKAAELLGILGGADVVDPLTAALKDKSLEVRLVAARALGVAARPEAGGHLVDALALGSGIPHSVAATALLNLPEQDPAVFIEGLRDPDPGIRYGSAAVVGLLLMSEAADALFECLMAEPDREDASDVVIAACARSLGRLGYKPATHVLADLSRSPVVSPSVRQAAGQALKVMPGAEAREVRKRVAQSADADVRRILVDW